From the Bubalus kerabau isolate K-KA32 ecotype Philippines breed swamp buffalo chromosome 2, PCC_UOA_SB_1v2, whole genome shotgun sequence genome, one window contains:
- the EIF2B5 gene encoding translation initiation factor eIF2B subunit epsilon isoform X2, with translation MAATVVASPGALASRVNKRSGGGPGGGGGGGGGGGGGGGGGGGGGGTARGAEEEPPPPLQAVLVADSFNRRFFPISKDQPRVLLPLANVALIDYTLEFLTATGVQETFVFCCWKAAQIKEHLLKSKWCRPTSLNVVRIITSELYRSLGDVLRDVDAKALVRSDFLLVYGDVISNINITRALEEHRLRRKLEKNVSVMTMIFKESSPSHPTRCHEDNVVVAVDSATNQVLHFQKTQGLRRFSFPLSLFQGSGDGVEIRYDLLDCHISICSPQVAQLFTDNFDYQTRDDFVRGLLVNEEILGNQIHMHVTTKEYGARVSNLHMYAAVCADVIRRWVYPLTPEANFTDSTTQSCTHSRHNIYRGPEVSLGHGSILEENVLLGSGTVIGSNCSITNSVIGPGCHIGDNVVLDQAFLWQSVRVAAGAQIHQSLLCDNAEVKENVTLKPHCVLTSQVVVGPDITLPEGSVISLHPPDAEDDEDDGQFSDDSGADQEKEKMKLKGYNPAEVGVAGQGYLWKAADMNMEEEEELRQNLWGLKINMEEESETESERSMDSEELDSRAGSPQMDDIKVFQNEVLGTLQRGKEENISCDNLVLEINSLKYAYNISLKEVMQVLSHVVLEFPLQQMDSPLDPNRYCALLIPVLMAFYQLEILAEETILSWFSQREVTDKGQQLRKNQQLQRFIQWLKEAEEESSEDD, from the exons ATGGCGGCCACTGTGGTGGCGTCTCCTGGTGCGTTGGCTAGTCGGGTCAACAAGCGCAGCGGCGGCGGACCGGGAGGCGGTGGCGGcggtggtggcggcggcggcggcggcggcggcggcggcggtggcggtggTGGGACAGCCAGAGGGGCGGAGGAGGAACCGCCGCCGCCCCTACAAGCAGTTCTGGTGGCCGACAGCTTCAACCGCCGCTTCTTCCCCATCTCCAAGGACCAGCCTCGG GTCCTCTTGCCCCTGGCCAATGTGGCACTAATTGACTACACTTTGGAATTTCTGACTGCCACAGGTGTACAGGAAACCTTTGTCTTTTGTTGCTGGAAGGCTGCTCAAATCAAGGAACATTTACT GAAATCCAAGTGGTGCCGCCCAACATCCCTCAATGTGGTTCGAATAATTACATCAGAGCTGTATAGATCACTGGGGGATGTTCTCCGTGATGTTGATGCTAAAGCCTTGGTGCGCTCTGACTTCCTTCTGGTGTATGGGGATGTCATCTCAAACATCAATATTACCAGAGCCCTGGAAGAACACAG GTTAAGGCGGAAGctagaaaaaaatgtatctgtGATGACGATGATCTTCAAGGAGTCATCCCCCAGCCACCCAACTCGTTGTCATGAGGACAACGTGGTAGTGGCCGTGGATAGTGCCACAAATCAGGTGCTCCATTTCCAGAAGACCCAAGGCCTCCGAcgtttttctttccctctg AGCTTGTTCCAGGGCAGTGGAGATGGAGTGGAGATTCGCTATGACTTACTTGATTGTCATATCAGCATCTGCTCTCCTCAG GTGGCTCAACTATTTACAGACAACTTCGACTACCAAACACGAGATGACTTTGTGCGAGGCCTGTTAGTAAATGAGGAG ATCTTAGGAAACCAGATCCACATGCATGTGACAACTAAGGAATATGGTGCCCGGGTCTCCAACCTACACATGTATGCTGCTGTCTGCGCGGATGTTATCCGCCGATGGGTCTACCCTCTCACCCCAGAGGCTAACTTCACTGACAGCACAACTCAGAGCTGCACTCACTCCCGACATAACATCTACCGAGGGCCTGAGGTCAGCCTGGGCCATGGCAGCATCCTGGAGGAAAATGTGCTCTTAGGTTCTGGCACTGTCATTGGCAGCAATTGCTCCATCACTAACAGTGTCATTGGCCCTGGCTGTCACATTG GTGATAATGTGGTGCTGGACCAGGCCTTCCTGTGGCAGAGTGTTCGAGTGGCTGCTGGAGCACAGATTCATCAGTCTCTGCTCTGTGACAATGCTGAGGTCAAGGAAAATGTTACACTGAagcctcactgtgtcctcacttcCCAG GTGGTAGTGGGCCCAGATATCACGCTACCTGAGGGCTCGGTGATCTCTTTGCACCCTCCAGATGCAGAGGATGATGAGGATGATGGTCAGTTCAGTGATGATTCTGGGGCTgaccaagaaaaagagaaaatgaagctgAAAG gtTACAATCCAGCAGAAGTTGGAGTTGCAGGCCAGGGCTACCTCTGGAAAGCTGCAGACATGAacatggaggaagaggaggaactaCGGCAGAATCTATGGG GACTCAAAATCAAcatggaagaagagagtgaaactgaaagtgagcGAAGTATGGATTCTGAAGAGCTAGACAGTCGGGCAGGCTCTCCACAGATGGATGACATCAAAG TGTTTCAGAATGAAGTCCTGGGAACACTGCAGCGGGGCAAGGAGGAGAACATTTCTTGTGACAATCTAGTCCTGGAGATAAATTCTCTCAA GTATGCCTACAACATAAGCCTGAAGGAAGTGATGCAAGTACTGAGCCATGTGGTCCTGGAGTTCCCACTGCAACAAATGGATTCCCCGCTAGACCCAAACCGCTATTGCGCCCTGTTGATTCCC GTACTGATGGCTTTTTACCAACTGGAGATCCTGGCTGAGGAAACAATTCTGAGCTGGTTCAGCCAAAGGGAGGTAACTGACAAAGGCCAGCAGTTGCGCAAGAACCAGCAG CTGCAGAGGTTCATCCAGTGGCTAAAAGAGGCAGAAGAGGAGTCATCTGAAGATGACTGA
- the EIF2B5 gene encoding translation initiation factor eIF2B subunit epsilon isoform X1: protein MAATVVASPGALASRVNKRSGGGPGGGGGGGGGGGGGGGGGGGGGGTARGAEEEPPPPLQAVLVADSFNRRFFPISKDQPRVLLPLANVALIDYTLEFLTATGVQETFVFCCWKAAQIKEHLLKSKWCRPTSLNVVRIITSELYRSLGDVLRDVDAKALVRSDFLLVYGDVISNINITRALEEHRLRRKLEKNVSVMTMIFKESSPSHPTRCHEDNVVVAVDSATNQVLHFQKTQGLRRFSFPLSLFQGSGDGVEIRYDLLDCHISICSPQVAQLFTDNFDYQTRDDFVRGLLVNEEILGNQIHMHVTTKEYGARVSNLHMYAAVCADVIRRWVYPLTPEANFTDSTTQSCTHSRHNIYRGPEVSLGHGSILEENVLLGSGTVIGSNCSITNSVIGPGCHIGDNVVLDQAFLWQSVRVAAGAQIHQSLLCDNAEVKENVTLKPHCVLTSQVVVGPDITLPEGSVISLHPPDAEDDEDDGQFSDDSGADQEKEKMKLKGYNPAEVGVAGQGYLWKAADMNMEEEEELRQNLWGLKINMEEESETESERSMDSEELDSRAGSPQMDDIKVFQNEVLGTLQRGKEENISCDNLVLEINSLKYAYNISLKEVMQVLSHVVLEFPLQQMDSPLDPNRYCALLIPLLKAWSPVFRNYIKRAADHLESLAAIEDFFLEHEALSTSMAKVLMAFYQLEILAEETILSWFSQREVTDKGQQLRKNQQLQRFIQWLKEAEEESSEDD from the exons ATGGCGGCCACTGTGGTGGCGTCTCCTGGTGCGTTGGCTAGTCGGGTCAACAAGCGCAGCGGCGGCGGACCGGGAGGCGGTGGCGGcggtggtggcggcggcggcggcggcggcggcggcggcggtggcggtggTGGGACAGCCAGAGGGGCGGAGGAGGAACCGCCGCCGCCCCTACAAGCAGTTCTGGTGGCCGACAGCTTCAACCGCCGCTTCTTCCCCATCTCCAAGGACCAGCCTCGG GTCCTCTTGCCCCTGGCCAATGTGGCACTAATTGACTACACTTTGGAATTTCTGACTGCCACAGGTGTACAGGAAACCTTTGTCTTTTGTTGCTGGAAGGCTGCTCAAATCAAGGAACATTTACT GAAATCCAAGTGGTGCCGCCCAACATCCCTCAATGTGGTTCGAATAATTACATCAGAGCTGTATAGATCACTGGGGGATGTTCTCCGTGATGTTGATGCTAAAGCCTTGGTGCGCTCTGACTTCCTTCTGGTGTATGGGGATGTCATCTCAAACATCAATATTACCAGAGCCCTGGAAGAACACAG GTTAAGGCGGAAGctagaaaaaaatgtatctgtGATGACGATGATCTTCAAGGAGTCATCCCCCAGCCACCCAACTCGTTGTCATGAGGACAACGTGGTAGTGGCCGTGGATAGTGCCACAAATCAGGTGCTCCATTTCCAGAAGACCCAAGGCCTCCGAcgtttttctttccctctg AGCTTGTTCCAGGGCAGTGGAGATGGAGTGGAGATTCGCTATGACTTACTTGATTGTCATATCAGCATCTGCTCTCCTCAG GTGGCTCAACTATTTACAGACAACTTCGACTACCAAACACGAGATGACTTTGTGCGAGGCCTGTTAGTAAATGAGGAG ATCTTAGGAAACCAGATCCACATGCATGTGACAACTAAGGAATATGGTGCCCGGGTCTCCAACCTACACATGTATGCTGCTGTCTGCGCGGATGTTATCCGCCGATGGGTCTACCCTCTCACCCCAGAGGCTAACTTCACTGACAGCACAACTCAGAGCTGCACTCACTCCCGACATAACATCTACCGAGGGCCTGAGGTCAGCCTGGGCCATGGCAGCATCCTGGAGGAAAATGTGCTCTTAGGTTCTGGCACTGTCATTGGCAGCAATTGCTCCATCACTAACAGTGTCATTGGCCCTGGCTGTCACATTG GTGATAATGTGGTGCTGGACCAGGCCTTCCTGTGGCAGAGTGTTCGAGTGGCTGCTGGAGCACAGATTCATCAGTCTCTGCTCTGTGACAATGCTGAGGTCAAGGAAAATGTTACACTGAagcctcactgtgtcctcacttcCCAG GTGGTAGTGGGCCCAGATATCACGCTACCTGAGGGCTCGGTGATCTCTTTGCACCCTCCAGATGCAGAGGATGATGAGGATGATGGTCAGTTCAGTGATGATTCTGGGGCTgaccaagaaaaagagaaaatgaagctgAAAG gtTACAATCCAGCAGAAGTTGGAGTTGCAGGCCAGGGCTACCTCTGGAAAGCTGCAGACATGAacatggaggaagaggaggaactaCGGCAGAATCTATGGG GACTCAAAATCAAcatggaagaagagagtgaaactgaaagtgagcGAAGTATGGATTCTGAAGAGCTAGACAGTCGGGCAGGCTCTCCACAGATGGATGACATCAAAG TGTTTCAGAATGAAGTCCTGGGAACACTGCAGCGGGGCAAGGAGGAGAACATTTCTTGTGACAATCTAGTCCTGGAGATAAATTCTCTCAA GTATGCCTACAACATAAGCCTGAAGGAAGTGATGCAAGTACTGAGCCATGTGGTCCTGGAGTTCCCACTGCAACAAATGGATTCCCCGCTAGACCCAAACCGCTATTGCGCCCTGTTGATTCCC TTGCTCAAGGCCTGGAGCCCTGTCTTTAGGAACTACATAAAGCGCGCCGCTGATCATTTGGAATCTTTGGCAGCCATTGAGGACTTCTTTTTGGAGCATGAAGCTCTTAGCACTTCCATGGCCAAG GTACTGATGGCTTTTTACCAACTGGAGATCCTGGCTGAGGAAACAATTCTGAGCTGGTTCAGCCAAAGGGAGGTAACTGACAAAGGCCAGCAGTTGCGCAAGAACCAGCAG CTGCAGAGGTTCATCCAGTGGCTAAAAGAGGCAGAAGAGGAGTCATCTGAAGATGACTGA
- the LOC129643805 gene encoding protein MIX23-like, whose product MAAPSGGVNYEEFAKFQFIELLKVMRTIDDRIVHELNTMVPTASFAGKIDASQTCKQLYESLMEAHASRDRVIKNCIAQTSSVVKQLREEREKNLDDLMLLKQLRKEQTKLKWMQSELNVEEVVNDRSWKVFNECCRIHFKPPKNE is encoded by the exons ATGGCGGCGCCCAGTGGCGGTGTGAACTATGAGGAGTTCGCCAAGTTCCAGTTCATT GAATTACTCAAGGTGATGAGGACGATTGATGACAGAATAGTACATGAATTAAACACTATGGTTCCAACAGCTTCCTTTGCAGGGAAAATTGATGCCAGCCAAACCTGTAAACAACTTTATGAGTCACTGATGGAGGCCCATGCCAGTAGGGACAGAGTCATAAAAAACTGTATAGCTCAGACCTCATCAGTAGTAAAACAGCTCcgagaagagagggaaaagaatTTGGATGATTTAATGTTATTAAAGCAACTTAGAAAAGAACAGACAAAGTTGAAATGGATGCAGTCAGAACTGAATGTTGAAGAAGTGGTAAATGACAGGAGCTGGAAGGTGTTTAATGAATGCTGCCGAATTCACTTCAAGCCtccaaagaatgaataa